The DNA sequence CGCCGGGTGGTGCTCACCTCAACAAGCGAGGTCTACGGCACGGCGCAATATGTGCCCATCGACGAAAAACACCCCCTTCAGGCGCAATCGCCCTATGCGGCCTCGAAGATTGCGGCCGACAAGCTGGGCGAGTCGTTTTTCCACAGCTATAAGACGCCCGTCGTCACCGTGCGCCCGTTCAACACCTACGGGCCAAGGCAGTCGGCGCGGGCCGTCATCCCCACTTTAATCTCTCAAATGCTGGCATCTAACAATGTGAAACTCGGCGCAACCACCCCGACGCGGGATTTTAATTTCGTCAAGGACACGGCGCGCGGCTTTATTCTCGCCGTCGAATCTGATCGCGCACCTGGGGAAACGGTGAATATCGCCACCGGCAAAGAAATTTCCATCGGCGAGCTCGCCCAAAAAATCGCCTCGCTCATCGGAAAAGACATCACGCTTGAAACCGACGAGCAGCGCATCCGCCCGGGCTCCAGCGAGGTTATGCGCCTGTGCGGCAGCGGCGAGAAAGCGGCAGAGATCATCGGCTGGCGGCCCGAGGTTTCACTCGATGAGGGTCTTGGACAAACCATCGAATGGCTCCGCGAGTCGGGCACGGTCTCGGACCCATCGAGGTACCACATCTAATGAAAGCCATTGTCCTAGCCGGCGGCCTCGGCACGCGCCTGCGCCCCCTCACCTTCGCAATTCCCAAGCCTCTTGTACCTGTGGGCGAAAAACCGATTCTCGAAATCCTAATCGGGCATCTCGCCGCACACGGCGTCACGGATATTTACCTCGCCGTTGGATACCGCGCCGAGCTTATCGAAACTTTTTTTCAGGACGGAGGGCGCTTTGGCGTCAACATCCACTATTCACGCGAGGAAATGCGCCTCGGCACCGCCGGGCCCGTTCGCCTCGCCCGCGATCAGTTCGGCATATCAGAACCCGTCATGGTCATGAACGCCGACATCATCACAGAGATAAACTTTAGCGACATGCTCAAATGGCACCAAGACAAGGGGGCCGCGATTACGGTGGGCATCCGGCGATTCGATCAAATCGTTCCCTTCGGTGTTGTCGAAACTGATGGCGATCAAATCACCGCTATCGTCGAGCGCCCGACGCACACGCATCAAATAAATTGCGGCATCTACACCGTGAGCCCTGAAGTTATCGACCTCATCCCGCCGGGCGAGGAGGTCTACATGCCCGACTTCATTGACAAGGCCATGGGAGAGGGCCACACCATCTCAGGCTTCACGTTCACCGAAAAATGGGTTTCCATCGACGACCTCGGGGATCTGGAAAAAGAAACCGGCAAGCTGGGGCAAGAATGAAGGTTCTTTTCTGCACGAACGATCAAAGCTTCCAGCCCTCAAACGAGCCTTACGGCTTTTATCTCGGCATTCAATCTCTCGGCCACGATGTCGAGATTTTTTACTACCGAAAAAAAAGTTTTTTCTACTCGAATTTTCGCAAGCAGTGGGTCCGCTGGATGAACAACCAGCTTGCGGAAAAATGCATCCGCGAGGGCTTCGACATGCTCCTCGTTCACCGGGGGGGCTACGTTGCCGCCAAAACCCTTGAGCGCATCCGCAAGGAGAGCCGGTGTAGGA is a window from the Nitrospinaceae bacterium genome containing:
- a CDS encoding SDR family NAD(P)-dependent oxidoreductase — translated: MDWKGRKVLVTGAGGFIGSHLAEALAERGAEVTALVRYTSRGSAGFLDGAADKFRILANDITEAGGVLAAMEGQEYVFHLAALIGIPFSFEHPEEVLQVNTVGTLNVLNAARRTNPRRVVLTSTSEVYGTAQYVPIDEKHPLQAQSPYAASKIAADKLGESFFHSYKTPVVTVRPFNTYGPRQSARAVIPTLISQMLASNNVKLGATTPTRDFNFVKDTARGFILAVESDRAPGETVNIATGKEISIGELAQKIASLIGKDITLETDEQRIRPGSSEVMRLCGSGEKAAEIIGWRPEVSLDEGLGQTIEWLRESGTVSDPSRYHI
- a CDS encoding NTP transferase domain-containing protein, whose product is MAPRVGHGLGPIEVPHLMKAIVLAGGLGTRLRPLTFAIPKPLVPVGEKPILEILIGHLAAHGVTDIYLAVGYRAELIETFFQDGGRFGVNIHYSREEMRLGTAGPVRLARDQFGISEPVMVMNADIITEINFSDMLKWHQDKGAAITVGIRRFDQIVPFGVVETDGDQITAIVERPTHTHQINCGIYTVSPEVIDLIPPGEEVYMPDFIDKAMGEGHTISGFTFTEKWVSIDDLGDLEKETGKLGQE